In Phlebotomus papatasi isolate M1 chromosome 1, Ppap_2.1, whole genome shotgun sequence, the following proteins share a genomic window:
- the LOC129800612 gene encoding uncharacterized protein LOC129800612 isoform X5, giving the protein MSDSDSDFECPIGKREVRRSSRVLRSRRNRNECQQPSRLLRSRMIVQGNAAAGTSAEDEEIEHESDSACESGAGDPCNGRIGQPGDEVDESSCDSNGSGEKCTICLSTLREQEVGIPNSCTHMYCGKCIEEWSKDVRTCPIDRLPFTHISFIENIQTFTMSRQLSLLDDDNPDDSAENVVQEEEVEETTESDSENEIPLAQRIFRRRKVNTAILDEDSNQSTSSGEKCTICYSTLKDQEIGIPDSCAHKYCGGCIEEWSKTVRTCPIDRLTFSKITIVENIRSPRVIREISVADKPEVMAEPDEEGYVDINDDIYCQLCNHSGHAEMLLLCDSCNDGYHMSCLDPPLTRVPEGHWFCLICRSCTDIETLFQTRRPRRNRRSSAQTRRRTSSNRSRRTCRIPIRSLMSTSEQGTAGSANVVEDETHWGGPSLWERHRAEVPSLSLFGMRNQLDYFVSDDESDNEHHAARSSESVGLLVAPSRSRTSTVSSLQNRKGILHSILTPRDEPSSASVDVLSNILNAQEMWHNLSRRNNTKNVRITPDGNLDFSEVVKSDKPSGETEKKKDPPPETQQAPMYPRGGRNSGGGGYYNNRQGGNRGGGNFRNNSNYSGNYQGNYQNSNYNQFNRGNQSNFGNYQGSNSGGGGGRGRENFSNTFQPFQLFRNNNNNNNNNNQNQNSRGRQQFPPRGRGQQMFTPSPNRFNQRNQNRDNYDDFSNNIVCTNRSMSDNGMNLSGMSEVNRIESDQRRNVLNLEVNAEGQGSINSLTNVDSDEEVGSAIETIQTTNTRRDIDSNYQQYTDDCDDAHQNDEDRQFDDQNDDQQYENQACNFRYPNVTPLIPPPPIQPRFGPRNDDDDDCPNFSVYSAEAMKLANNVNEPQNDNDTSLVNNQMYEEAEEDLVQLDDDDDENLERQNESIIPEGAQEISSIENNLSTSKENDAASELENIPIPSLEHIPIPGEKPPEAPPVRRDKKGVLELYDDSDWEELNLIKTDEDRPVFADPVATEPAPIESEKPAADEPVNNNVEPDPRSYTPCLDENNQMPEKEEDDGDTIDISANPMDAGGIGGMDTELISDEDCILNNGNTVADKIADGEKNDEDADGKKDPKDKEKKGGKSKGQKSKEFKKISRNNRDRNYRDRERGRDRSRSRSYSNDKENNRRRSFSKRKGKRKDLARYDVRNVVEDRWQRRGRKDQYGRDTSRQRSLSSSSPKRYSYSRSPSRRRSMSFSSRSPRRSLSRGRQPYRGRRSLSRNRRSRRSNSRRRSTSRRRSPLRRRSFSRRRSFSRSPMRRRKSYDRSVSPVRRHSRSRSLDNSRAVRLSRSRSRSRSRSPALSGSFNQRRSRSHRLSPRRLEHSLSRERVKPAKRKKGAKDGRPKAKKSKKKHTSTEKHPSPDTRAPREAHKRKGANADVSAAASKKSKKTSSPRSRSKSWNGDESCAASFSMSPPPCETFENEPSSWTPPLRDADAIRDDLAVPMPKEMSSKSRKKEKKRKQDKKRGDGWDRRSKRVSEKQPAASKEVFASGNNILVSVSFNNDEPETMQQTTIVTLPPTKDGLITKKRTDRADGGGSRKSRRDKSKNSSSKGRKKRVDSKPVAIIDLDRSPFKELTPSPKAVIVLSDSDGGDNVEKNQAGGTPRMNMHVDLDDADSRTGSGIERRDQVSQPQSPNTEVDHSFNMQSLGPKTPPEPEHIKFTLKSKNKTKNTRPNVLAEEDEEEIPSEPEDIEQRNNSTESISKIGPNTPPEPAPCSPDAYDPFEPTKSPSQSRSPMPEVENSEPASQEKHDKTNQSQGTEVPDATENTVKHPSTTEKVMNPVDLVMALMNSSASHANVTAENLNTSAESQQSARISASPQEMAEEATNKTSNSGITIISNVLIQPSKSSTTSTPAVTSSSMTSSLLLMPQIQTQTGEKSPAKLPIITSSAGGVKQSPLKTTTIFSKTSSSLISKLPLPKVGGNSNQAGGRHNGDQDVIEMDSPYSPASSDFDGLFDPPPDQPASRQTRSGNSSINTSQQKVSPTKGANKTGTGDIFDALFGSSSPSGANTTSRNQTKSKPTKSMMRSQSKRSAIKGSKASTPIGLDDSSMRIVDEVPGSAVELHVKDKFLRKLNRQERVVEEVKLVLKPHYNKKHITKDEYKDILRKAVPKICHSRTGEINPQKIQTLIEAYVRKFRIKRKLSGGQAGGSGGTK; this is encoded by the exons ATGTCAGATAGTGATAGTGACTTTGAATGTCCAATTGGTAAGCGGGAAGTGAGGAGAAGTTCGCGGGTGCTCAGGAGTAGAAGGAATCGGAATGAATGCCAACAACCTTCGAGGCTTCTTCGTTCCCGGATGATTGTTCAGGGGAATGCTGCTGCCGGGACATCAGCGGAAGATGAGGAAATTGAGCATGAGAGTGATAGTGCATGTGAATCTGGGGCAGGTGATCCATGTAATGGGAGGATAGGGCAACCTGGGGATGAGGTTGATGAAAGTTCCTGCGACAGCAATGGAAGTGGTGAAAAGTGCACGATATGCCTGTCAACATTGAGAGAGCAGGAAGTAGGAATTCCCAATTCATGCACCCACATGTACTGTGGCAAGTGCATTGAGGAGTGGTCAAAGGATGTTAGAACATGCCCAATAGATCGTTTACCATTTACCCATATTAGTTTCATTGAGAACATTCAGACCTTTACAATGAGCAGGCAACTGTCACTGCTAGACGATGACAATCCCGATGATAGTGCTGAGAATGTGGTGCAGGAGGAAGAGGTGGAAGAGACAACAGAGAGTGATTCGGAGAATGAAATTCCACTTGCCCAGAGAATTTTCCGACGACGAAAGGTGAATACGGCAATTTTGGATGAGGATTCCAATCAAAGTACATCAAGTGgtgaaaaatgtacaatttgCTATTCGACACTCAAAGATCAAGAAATTGGAATTCCTGATTCTTGTGCACACAAATACTGTGGTGGATGCATTGAGGAGTGGTCAAAGACAGTGAGAACCTGTCCAATAGATCGATTGACCTTCTCAAAAATCACCATTGTGGAGAATATCAGGTCTCCCAGGGTCATTAGGGAGATTTCGGTGGCAGATAAGCCCGAAGTGATGGCTGAACCTGATGAAGAGGGATATGTTGACATCAATGATGACATCTACTGTCAACTGTGCAATCATTCTGGGCATGCAGAAATGTTGCTCCTTTGCGACAGTTGCAACGATGGCTATCACATGAGTTGCCTCGATCCGCCACTGACTAGAGTGCCCGAGGGCCATTGGTTCTGCCTCATCTGCAGAAGTTGCACAGATATCGAGACACTCTTCCAGACTCGTCGACCACGTCGGAATCGAAGATCATCTGCTCAGACACGGCGTAGGACTTCGAGCAATAGAAGTCGCAGAACCTGTCGGATTCCCATTAGGTCTCTCATGTCGACTTCCGAGCAGGGAACTGCAGGGAGTGCAAATGTTGTTGAAGATGAAACTCACTGGGGTGGACCGAGTTTGTGGGAGAGGCATCGTGCAGAAGTTCCGAGTTTGTCACTGTTCGGCATGAGAAATCAATTGGATTACTTTGTGAGTGACGATGAGAGTGACAATGAGCATCATGCAGCGAGAAGTAGTGAATCCGTGGGATTACTAGTGGCACCAAGTCGTTCCCGTACATCCACAGTGTCCTCCCTGCAGAATCGCAAAGGGATCCTTCATAGTATTTTGACGCCACGCGATGAACCATCGTCAGCGTCTGTTGATGTCCTGTCCAATATACTCAATGCTCAAGAGATGTGGCACAATTTGAGTCGTCGCAATAACACAAAAAATGTCCGAATCACTCCGGATGGAAATTTAGATTTCAGTGAGGTTGTAAAGTCTGACAAACCGTCAGGTGAAACGGAGAAGAAAAAGGATCCGCCACCAGAGACACAACAAGCTCCCATGTATCCACGTGGTGGTAGAAATTCCGGTGGTGGTGGCTACTACAACAATCGCCAAGGTGGAAATCGTGGTGGTGGAAATTTTCGCAATAATTCCAATTACAGTGGGAATTATCAGGGAAactatcaaaattcaaattacaaTCAATTCAATCGTGGAAATCAATCAAATTTTGGCAACTATCAAGGATCCAATTCAGGTGGTGGCGGTGGTCGGGGCAgagagaatttttccaataccTTCCAGCCATTTCAGTTGTTTCGTAACAATAATAACaacaacaataataataatcaaaatcaaaattcccgTGGGCGTCAGCAATTTCCACCAAGAGGACGAGGACAACAGATGTTTACACCATCACCGAATAGGTTCAACCAAAGGAATCAGAATAGAGACAATTATGAtgattttagcaataatattgtgTGCACCAACAGATCTATGAGTGACAATGGCATGAACCTATCGGGCATGAGTGAAGTGAACAGAATTGAAAGTGACCAACGCAGGAATGTACTTAATTTGGAGGTCAATGCAGAAGGACAAGGCAGCATCAATTCGCTCACCAATGTGGACAGTGACGAAGAAGTTGGCTCAGCTATTG AAACCATTCAAACCACAAATACTAGACGAGATATAGATTCTAACTATCAACAGTATACAGATGATTGCGATGATGCTCATCAAAATGATGAGGATAGACAATTTGACGATCAAAATGATGATCAACAGTATGAGAATCAGGCGTGTAATTTTAGATATCCCAATGTGACACCACTTATTCCTCCACCGCCCATCCAACCACGTTTTGGGCCACGGaatgacgatgatgatgattgTCCGAATTTCAGTGTTTACTCAGCTGAAGCCATGAAATTGGCCAATAATGTCAATGAGCCACAAAATGACAATGACACATCATTGGTCAATAATCAGATGTATGAAGAGGCTGAGGAAGATCTAGTACAActcgatgatgatgatgatgagaatCTAGAGAGGCAAAATGAATCAATTATTCCAGAGGGTGCTCAAGAAATTTCCAGtatagaaaataatttgagTACATCTAAGGAAAATGATGCAGCTTCtgaattggaaaatattcctATTCCGAGTTTAGAGCATATACCAATTCCGGGTGAAAAGCCACCTGAAGCGCCACCAGTTCGCAGGGATAAGAAGGGTGTTTTGGAGTTGTATGATGATAGTGACTGGGAAgagttgaatttaattaaaacagaCGAAGATAGACCCGTTTTTGCTGATCCTGTTGCAACTGAACCTGCCCCCATTGAAAGTGAGAAACCAGCAGCTGATGAGCCTGTGAATAATAATGTTGAACCTGATCCTAGAAGCTACACACCATGCCTCGATGAGAACAATCAAATGCCAGAAAAGGAGGAAGATGATGGTGATACAATTGATATTAGTGCTAATCCCATGGATGCTGGCGGAATTGGTGGGATGGATACGGAGTTGATCTCTGATGAAGATTGTATTCTCAATAATGGTAATACTGTGGCTGATAAAATTGCAGATGGTGAGAAAAATGATGAGGATGCAGATGGGAAGAAAGATCCAAAGGACAAAGAGAAGAAGGGTGGAAAGTCTAAGGGTCAAAAATCGAAGGAATTTAAAAAGATAAGTCGAAACAATCGCGATAGGAATTACCGTGATAGAGAGAGAGGAAGGGATAGAAGTCGTTCGAGGTCGTATTCCAATGACAAGGAGAACAATCGTAGGAGGAGTTTCTCAAAGAGGAAGGGAAAGAGGAAGGATCTGGCGAGGTATGATGTACGCAATGTGGTGGAAGATCGGTGGCAACGTAGGGGAAGGAAGGATCAATATGGACGAGATACATCGAGACAGAGAAGTTTGTCATCATCGTCACCAAAACGCTATTCATATTCGAGATCACCATCGAGGAGACGATCAATGTCATTTTCATCACGTTCACCACGGCGATCACTTTCGCGAGGACGACAGCCGTATCGGGGTCGTCGGTCACTGTCTAGAAATCGACGTAGCCGACGTTCAAATTCACGAAGACGATCAACATCAAGGAGACGATCACCTTTACGAAGGCGTTCATTCTCCAGGAGGAGATCTTTCTCACGATCTCCGATGCGACGTCGAAAGTCCTATGATCGCTCTGTAAGTCCGGTTAGGAGACACTCTCGATCAAGATCGCTGGATAATTCACGAGCTGTGAGATTGAGTAGATCAAGGTCAAGGTCAAGGTCAAGGTCACCAGCTCTTTCGGGCTCATTCAACCAGAGACGCTCACGTTCTCATCGGCTTTCACCGAGACGCTTAGAACACTCACTGAGTCGTGAGCGAGTGAAGCCAGCGAAACGCAAGAAAGGCGCAAAAGATGGTCGACCAAAAGCCAAGAAGTCAAAGAAGAAGCACACATCTACTGAGAAGCATCCTTCTCCGGACACCAGAGCACCGAGAGAGGCACACAAGAGAAAAGGTGCCAATGCAGATGTTTCTGCTGCGGCATCGAAGAAGTCAAAGAAGACTAGTAGCCCACGTTCACGATCAAAATCATGGAATGGAGACGAAAGCTGTGCTGCTTCATTCTCCATGAGTCCACCGCCATGTGAGACTTTTGAAAATGAACCATCGTCTTGGACACCACCACTGAGGGATGCTGATGCAATCAGAGATGATTTGGCGGTGCCTATGCCGAAGGAGATGTCATCGAAGAGTCGTAAGAAGGAGAAGAAACGAAAGCAGGATAAAAAACGTGGTGATGGATGGGATAGACGTTCAAAGAGGGTCAGTGAGAAGCAACCGGCGGCATCTAAGGAGGTTTTTGCATCGGGTAATAATATTTTGGTGAGTGTGAGTTTTAATAATGATGAACCAGAGACAATGCAACAGACAACAATTGTTACACTCCCACCGACAAAGGATGGTTTGATAACGAAAAAACGGACAGATAGGGCAGATGGAGGTGGTTCGAGGAAATCACGTAGAGACAAATCGAAGAATTCGAGTTCGAAGGGACGCAAAAAGAGGGTTGACTCAAAGCCTGTGGCTATAATTGATCTCGATCGTTCACCATTTAAAGAATTGACACCCTCGCCGAAAGCTGTGATTGTGTTGAGTGATAGCGATGGTGGTGATAATGTGGAGAAGAATCAGGCTGGTGGTACACCAAGGATGAATATGCATGTGGATCTGGATGATGCAGATTCAAGGACTGGCAGTGGTATTGAGAGACGTGATCAAGTGTCTCAGCCACAGTCACCAAATACCGAAGTAGATCATTCCTTCAATATGCAATCACTTGGTCCAAAGACACCACCAGAACCCGAACACATCAAGTTTACGCTCAAATCGAAGAATAAGACAAAGAATACACGACCCAATGTTCTGGCTGAGGAAGATGAGGAAGAGATACCGAGTGAACCGGAAGATATTGAACAGCGAAACAATAGTACGGAAAGTATTAGTAAAATTGGGCCAAATACACCACCTGAACCAGCTCCATGTTCCCCAGATGCTTATGATCCATTTGAACCGACAAAGTCTCCATCACAATCGAGATCTCCCATGCCAGAGGTGGAGAATAGTGAGCCTGCTAGTCAGGAGAAGCACGATAAGACAAATCAGTCACAAGGAACAGAAGTTCCCGATGCCACGGAAAATACTGTCAAACATCCAAGTACCACGGAAAAAGTGATGAATCCTGTGGATTTGGTCATGGCACTTATGAATTCATCAGCATCACATGCAAATGTGACAGCAGAAAATCTCAATACATCTGCTGAGAGTCAGCAAAGTGCAAGAATTTCGGCATCTCCTCAGGAGATGGCTGAAGAAGCAACAAATAAAACATCAAATAGTGGAATAACTATTATTAGCAATGTTCTCATTCAACCATCAAAATCATCAACAACTTCCACACCAGCTGTAACATCGTCATCAATGACCAGTAGTTTGCTCCTTATGCCACAGATTCAGACACAAACGGGCGAAAAGAGTCCAGCAAAATTACCCATAATTACATCAAGTGCAGGAGGAGTTAAGCAATCCCCACTGAAAACCACTACAATCTTCTCGAAGACATCCTCCAGTCTCATCTCGAAGCTACCACTACCGAAGGTTGGTGGCAATTCAAATCAAGCTGGTGGAAGGCACAATGGTGATCAGGATGTCATTGAAATGGATTCACCCTATTCACCGGCATCAAGTGACTTTGATGGTCTCTTTGATCCGCCACCTGATCAACCAGCAAGTCGACAAACTCGAAGTGGTAATAGCTCCATCAATACCAGTCAACAGAAGGTATCCCCTACGAAGGGAGCCAATAAAACTGGTACTGGAGATATCTTTGATGCACTCTTTGGATCATCTTCTCCATCCGGTGCAAATACAACCAGTCGCAATCAAACGAAGTCCAAACCGACAAAATCCATGATGCGAAGCCAATCAAAGAGATCGGCTATTaaag GAAGCAAAGCATCTACCCCTATTGGTCTTGATGATTCTTCCATGCGGATTGTCGATGAAGTTCCCGGTTCTGCTGTGGAGTTACATGTAAAGGATAAG TTCCTGAGGAAGCTAAACCGTCAGGAGCGTGTTGTAGAGGAAGTGAAATTGGTGCTGAAGCCTCACTATAATAAGAAACATATAACCAAAGATGAGTACAAGGATATACTGCGAAAAGCTGTTCCGAAG ATTTGTCACAGTCGCACAGGCGAGATAAATCCTCAGAAAATTCAGACTCTCATCGAGGCATATGTGAGGAAATTCCGCATTAAGAGAAAATTATCTGGTGGTCAAGCAGGTGGTTCTGGTGGAACTAAGTGA